The DNA region GCGTCGCCGAACAGGGTGGAGTTGGGGTAGACCTCCACCTTCACCTGGCCGCCGAGGCGCTCCTGGACCAGTTTCTGGAACATGAGCGCACCCTGGCCCTTGGGCGTGTCGTCGGCGACCACGTGGGAGAAGCGCAGGGTGATGGGGGCTTCGTCCGCCACGGCGTGGCCGATGGGCAGGCTGAGGACGCAGGCCAGGACGGCGATGTACTTCTTGATCATTGATGTCCCTTTCTTGTTATCGGGCAGATAAATGCGCCCTCGCGGGTGGGCGAGGGCGGCAGGCACAGCGGCTTCCATCGGGGGAGTCCGGCTGAGTCCTTGTCGTTATGGTAGTTCCCGCTCCGGTAGTTTGCCGGTACGGTATCGGGCAGGGGCTGGCGGGTGGCCATCGACTGCGACGGACCGGCGATTATCTCCCAGAGCCGGCGCTCCAATGAGCGGAGCACTGCTCAGTTCTGGCAAATCGCCGTGTGCCGGGGTGACGTGTCGTCGGCGGGTCGCGTCGCCCCTGCCCCTGGCGGATGACCGGCAGGACGGTCGCGACCCGGCCAGCTATACCCAGTGGAGGCCCGGCCTGCCTGAAGTCGCCGTGGCCTTCCCGGAGGGCTCCATGTCGCACCCTGCCAGAACCGCGCTCGTCACGGGCGCATCGAGAGGAATAGGCGCCGCCATCGCCCTGCGCCTCGCCCTCGATGGCTTCCAGGTCGTGGTCAACTACGCCGCCCGCCCCGAGGCCGCCGAGCAGGTGGTCAGGTCGATCACCCAGGCCGGCGGCAAGGCCTACGCCATCCTCGCCGACGTCAGCGACCCGGCGGCGGTGGCCGCGCTGTTCGACCATGCCGAGATGGAGTACGGCGGCCTCGACGTGCTGGTGAACAATGCCGGCGTCATCCAGCCCGGGCAGATCGATCTCGCCGACACCAGCGAGGCGCTGTTCGATCGCATCTTCGCGGTCAACGCTCGGGGCACCTTCAACACCATGAAGCTCGCGGCCAGGCGCCTGCGCGATGGCGGGCGGATCATCAATTTCTCCACCAGCGTGGTGGGCCTGGCGCTGCCGGGGTACGCCGCCTATGCCGGCTCCAAGGCGGCGGTGGAGGCGATGAGCCGGGTGTTCGCCAAGGAGTTGCGCGGGCGCGGGGTGACGGTCAACTGCGTGGCGCCGGGGCCGACCGCCACCGAGCTGTTCCTCGATGGCAAGGACCCCGGCACGGTGGAGCGCCTGGCCAACCAGGCGCCCTTGCAGCGCCTCGGGCGCCCCGAGGACATAGCCGGTGTGGTGGCCTTTCTCGCCAGTGACGAGGGCGGCTGGATCAACGGCCAGACGCTGCGGGTCAACGGCGGCATCGTCTGAAGCGCTTCAACGCCATCGGAGCCGGGAAAAACACCTGCAAGCCCTGTACAGTCGCGGCGCGGAATCCCGCTCGGCGGTCGATCGATACAGGTGGAGTGTTGGCATGGTGAAGGGAGGCAAGGCGCTGGGCCTGGCGATGACGCTGCTGATGGGCGGCGCGGGCGTGGCCGAGGCGGCATCGCAGCTGCTGTGCGGGATGCGCTGGTCGAGCGCGAACGAGGCGGTCGACCAGCGCCTGGGTGGCGATTGCATGCTGGTGACGGCGGAGGGGGCGTTGCGCGTGCCGCAACTGTTCCAGCAGGTGGGCGGGGGGTTGCAGGCCGGCCGCTTCGCCTTCAAGCGTGACGACCTCTGGGGCTATGCCGAGGGTGACGGGCGGGTGCTGGTCGCGCCTTCGCTCAGCATCGCCCGGCCCTTCGTCGAGGGGCGGGCGATGGTCTGCCGCGAAGAGGCCGAACGACGCTTCTGCGGCTACCTGGGCCTGGATGGCGAGCCGGCCTTCCCGCTCGCCGAGGGCCTGTATTTCCTCCGTGACTACCGGGGCGGCCAGACCCTGGCGGCCCCCGATGGCGGTCGGGGCAACTTCTATATGGACGGCAGCGGCAACCGCCAGGAACCGGGCGCGAGCGCGGCCGGGCGCTGCAACGCCTGGGTGCTGGAAACCCGCTCCGCCCGCGCCCTGGGCCGCTTGCCGGCGGATGGGCGGCTGCCGCTGCCGGGGGCCGATGCCCAGCACCCGCTGGGGGACTGCGCCCAGGCGCTGGAGGCGGTGCCGCCCCTGGAGCTGGACCTGCCGGCGCTGTTCAGCGAGTGGCTGAACCTGCAGGTGACCCAGGTGCATGCCCTAAACGAAGGCGTGCGGGTGATGGCCACGGACGGGCCCTGGGGCTGGGGCCTTTTGGATGCACAGGGCAAACCGCTGTTCGGCCCGGCGCCCCGGCTATACAGCGAACCGCTGGAGCTGAGCGTGCGCGAAGGCCTGCTGCCGGTGCGCCTGCCCACGGGCGAGAACCTGGGGCAGGTGCAATCGCCGAGCACGGTGCGCTTCATGGCGCCGGACGGCCGCTACCCGGTGCCGGGCGATTTCGAGGACGCCCACGGCTTCCACGAGGGCCTGGCGGCGGCGCGCTCGCCGCAGAATCACCTGTGGGGCTTCATCGATCACCAGGGCGCCTGGGTGATCGCCCCGAGCTACGCCGCCGTGATCGAGGACTTCGACCAGGGGCGGGCGGTGGTGAGCCTGGGGCTCGCCAACGAGCGCGGGGTCGAGGCGCTGATCGACCGCGACGGGCAGGTGCTGGCCCGTTACGACGAACTGCTGGCGCGCCACTTCGCCGACCCGCAGCTGGAGCAGTTGCCGGAGCCCCTGCCTTTCCTGCCCTGCGCGCTGAGCGGCGCGAACTACCTCTCGCCGGAGGAGCGGCGGGTGGCGCTGGCCGGGCAGGGCGGTGACTGGGCGGGTTTGTGCAGTGACGATCAATTGCGCGCGAAAGCGCAGCAGATGGCGTTGCGCCTGCACGGCAGCCTGACGCCGGAGCGTTCCATCCTCCAGTGAGCCGCTGCCGTCGAGGCCTGGCCGCAGCGCTTGCGTGACTGCAAGGCTGATGCCGCGTGCCAGCGGGCGCTGCTGGAGGAAGGGTTGAGCGACCCGCATTGGGCGCCGCCAGGGATAGGCGAAGTCAGCTCGGCATTGCCCGAACTCCCGGGCACGGTACCGCCGGCAACCCAGGCGCTCCTGCGCCAGCAGGTGTCGCAATCGGGCAGCTACACGCCCGAAGACGAGGACATGGGCGATGGCTGGGGCGACGCGAGCCTGGGCTTCGGCCTGGTCGACCTGGGCCAGGGCAGGCCGGGCATCCTGGTGTCGCAGAACGTGCAGCGCAGCAACGCCCAGTGGCTGTTCGAGATGGACGCCGCCGGGGCGCCGCGCCTGCTGCTGGAAGGGGCGGGCCTGCTCGGGAGGGTGGCCGGGGCGCTGAGCGAAGGCCATGCGCCGGTGCGCCTCCATGCGGACCAGGGGCAGGGCGTTTCCGATTGGCGCTTCGATGGCAGGGCCTATGTGCTGGAGGCGTCGTGCTGGCAGGCCTGGGGCACGGATGTGCTGTTCGCCTACGACTGCAAGCCTGCCGGCCCCGACTCAGGGCGCTAGGGGGAACTCCAGCACGAAGCGCGTCCAGCCACCGGCCGATTCGCAGCGGATGCTGCCGCCGTGGGCGTGGACGATGGAGCGGGTGATGGCCAGGCCGAGGCCGGCGTGTTCCGCCTGGCCTTCGCGGCGCGCCGGGTCGGCGCGGAAGAAGCGGTCGAACAGCCGGGGCAGCAGTTCGGCGGGGATCGGCGCACCGTCGTTGGCCACTTCCAGGCGCACCCGCGTGGCCTCGCGCTGCACGCTCAGGCGGATGTGGCCGCCCGGCGGGGTGAAGCGCAGGGCGTTGTCGATGAGGTTGGACAGGGCGCGGCGCAGCATGGCACGGTCGGCGGGCAGCGGCGCGTCGCCCTGGCGCGTGAGGCTCACCTGGCCGTCCTCGGCCAGGGGCGCGAAGAACTCCGCGAGGGCATCCAGCTCCTCGCCCAGTTGCAGCGGCTCCAGGCGCGTGGCCAGCAGGCCGTGCTCGGCCTTGGCCAGGAACAGCATGTCGTTGACCATCTGCGCCAGGTGCTGCAGCTCCTCCAGGTTGGAGTGCAGGGCTTCGCGGTAGGTGTCGCCGTCGCGCGGCTGGGCGAGGGTCACCTGGGTCTGGGTGAGCAGGTTGGACAGCGGCGTGCGCAGCTCGTGGGCGATGTCGCTGGAGAAGGCCGAGAGGCGCTGGAAGGCATCGTCCAGGCGGCCGAGCATGGCATTGAAGGCGCGGGTCAGTTCGGCCAGCTCGGGCGGCACCGGGTCTTCGGCGAGGCGGGTGGTGAGGGAGTCGGCGGAGACGCCGGCGGCCACTTCGGCCATGCGCCGCAGGGGGCGCAGGCCGCTGCGCACGGCCCAGGCGCCGAGCAGGGCGGTGGCCAGGGCGCTGAGGCCGACGGTGAGCCAGATCAGCCGTTGCATGCGTTCGAGGAAGTGCTGGTGGTGGGTGATGTCCAGGCGCAGCTCCAGCCGTGGCGAGTCCGCACGCGCGGGCTCCAGCGGGGCTTCGAAGCGGCGCCAGGCGATGTCGCCGTGGCTGTCGTGGGCGGCGCTGGCCACTGCCAGGCTGTCGAACCAGGGTTCGCCGTCGGCGCCGATGATGCGCAGGGCGAGGTCGGGGTGGCGCTCGAGTTCCGTGCGCAGCTGGTCTTCATGGGGCGCCAGGTCGCCGGGCTGGCGGGCGGGGCCGAGGATGCTGCGGAACACCTCGGCCTTGCCGTCCAGCAACTGGCGGTCGAGCTCGATGAAGTGGGCTTCGCTGGCGCGGTCGAAGAGCACGCCGGCGATCAGCGAGACGGCGGCGGTGCTGGCGGCGAACAGCAGGCTGAGGCGGGCGCCGAGGGACAGGCGGCGCATCAGGCGTCCCGCGCCTCGAGCACGTAGCCCATGCCACGCACGGTGTGGATCAGCTTGGTCGGCCAGGCGTCGTCGACCTTGGCGCGCAGGCGGCGGATGGCGACCTCGATGACGTTGGTGTCGCTGTCGAAGTTCATGTCCCAGACCTGGGAGGCGATCAGCGACTTGGGCAGCACCTCGCCGTGGCGGCGCAGCAGCAGTTCGAGCAGGGCGAATTCCTTGGCGGTGAGGTCGATGCGCTGGCCGTCGCGCTCGACCCGGCGGCGCAGCAGGTCGAGGCGCAGGTCGGCCAGTTGCAGGCTGGTGTCCTGCTGGCCGGCGCTGCCCCGGCGCAGCAGGGTGCGCACGCGGGCCAGCAGCTCGGCGAAGGCGAAGGGCTTGACCAGGTAGTCGTCGGCACCCAGCTCCAGGCCGTGCACGCGGTCTTCCACGGCGTCGCGGGCGGTGAGGAACAGCACCGGGGTCTCCAGGCCGGCATCGCGCAGGGTGCGCAGCACCTGCCAGCCGTCGCGGCCGGGGAGCATCACGTCGAGGATGATCAGGTCGTGGTCGCCGGTCAGGGCCAGGTGCTGGCCGGCGATGCCGTCGCTGGCGAGGTCGACGAGGAAGCCGGCCTCGCCCAGGCCCTGGCGCAGGTACTGGCCGGTCTTGGGCTGGTCTTCGACTATCAGCAGTTTCATGGGGCTCTCGGGGTGGGCGATGGCTGCTTTTATACCGCGCCGGCGGCTGCGGGTGGGGCTTGCTGACAAAGTTGTAATGTTCCGGTCAGCCAGGCGGCAGCCTGGGTTGCCTAAGGTGGTGGCATCCCACTCAAGGAGCCTTGCCATGAAAACCCCCTTGCTCGCCCTGGCTATCGGCCTGTCCATCAGCCTGCCGGTGTTCGCCGACACCCCCGCCGGTGGCTACGCCTTCGGTCATCCGGCCAAGGCCGCCGAGGCCGACCGCACCGTGCAGATCACCCTCGGCGACATGTACTACGAGCCGGCCGAACTGGACGTGAAGGCGGGCGAGACGGTGCGCTTCGTGCTGAAGAACACCGGCGCCCTGTTGCATGAGTTCAACCTGGGCGATGCCGCCATGCATGCGTCGCACCAGAAGGAAATGCTGCAGATGCAGCAGATGGGCATGCTCACCCCCACCGGCATGAACCACGACATGGGCCAGATGGACCACAGCAAGATGGGCCATGACATGGCCGGCATGGATCACGGCGCGATGATGAAGCACGACGACCCCAACAGCGTGCTGGTGGAGCCGGGCAAGACCGCCGAGCTCACCTGGACCTTCAGCGCCGCCACCGGCCTGGAGTTCGCCTGCAACATCCCCGGCCACTACCAGGCGGGGATGGTCGGCCGCCTCAAGGTCACGCCATGAGGCGCACGCTGATCGGCGCCGGGCTGCTGGCCCTGGCCGCCGACGCCCTGGGTGGCGGTTACGACCTGGTGATCGATGAAGGCCGGGTGGAGCTGAGCGACGGCAGCCGGCCGGCGCTGACCATCAATGGCCGGTCCCCCGCCCCGGAGCTGCGCTTCAAGGAGGGCGAGGAGGTGGAGATCCGCGTGACCAACCGCCTTGACCGCGACACCTCGCTGCACTGGCACGGGATCATCCTGCCCTACGACCAGGACGGCGTGCCGGGCATCAGCTTTCCCGGCATCAAGCCCGGGCAGACCTTCACCTACCGCTTCCGCCTGCAGCAGTCGGGCACCTACTGGTACCACGCCCACAGCGACTTCCAGGAGCAGGAGGGGTTGTACGGGCCGCTGGTCATCGAGCCGCGTGCCCGCGAGCCGTACCGCTACGACCGCGAGTACACGGTGATGCTGTTCGACTGGCAGGACGAGAAGCCCGAGCGCACCCTGGCCAACCTGAAGAAGGACGCCGAGTACTACAACGACCAGAAGCTGACCCTGGGGGATTTCTTCCGCGACGCCGGGCGCGATGGTATCTGGGCGACGCTGAAGGACCGCTGGGCCTGGGGCGACATGCGCATGTCGCCGACCGATATCGCCGATGTCAGCGGCTTCCGCTTCCTGGTCAACGGCCGCGACACCGCGCAGAACTGGACGGCGCTGTTCAAGCCCGGCGAGCGGGTGCGCCTGCGCATCATCAACGCCTCGGGCATGAGCTACTTCGACCTGCGCATCCCCGGCCTGCCGATGACCGTGGTGCAGGCCGACGGCAACGACGTGCTGCCGGTGACGG from Pseudomonas tohonis includes:
- a CDS encoding heavy metal response regulator transcription factor; this encodes MKLLIVEDQPKTGQYLRQGLGEAGFLVDLASDGIAGQHLALTGDHDLIILDVMLPGRDGWQVLRTLRDAGLETPVLFLTARDAVEDRVHGLELGADDYLVKPFAFAELLARVRTLLRRGSAGQQDTSLQLADLRLDLLRRRVERDGQRIDLTAKEFALLELLLRRHGEVLPKSLIASQVWDMNFDSDTNVIEVAIRRLRAKVDDAWPTKLIHTVRGMGYVLEARDA
- a CDS encoding WG repeat-containing protein; this translates as MVKGGKALGLAMTLLMGGAGVAEAASQLLCGMRWSSANEAVDQRLGGDCMLVTAEGALRVPQLFQQVGGGLQAGRFAFKRDDLWGYAEGDGRVLVAPSLSIARPFVEGRAMVCREEAERRFCGYLGLDGEPAFPLAEGLYFLRDYRGGQTLAAPDGGRGNFYMDGSGNRQEPGASAAGRCNAWVLETRSARALGRLPADGRLPLPGADAQHPLGDCAQALEAVPPLELDLPALFSEWLNLQVTQVHALNEGVRVMATDGPWGWGLLDAQGKPLFGPAPRLYSEPLELSVREGLLPVRLPTGENLGQVQSPSTVRFMAPDGRYPVPGDFEDAHGFHEGLAAARSPQNHLWGFIDHQGAWVIAPSYAAVIEDFDQGRAVVSLGLANERGVEALIDRDGQVLARYDELLARHFADPQLEQLPEPLPFLPCALSGANYLSPEERRVALAGQGGDWAGLCSDDQLRAKAQQMALRLHGSLTPERSILQ
- a CDS encoding heavy metal sensor histidine kinase; translated protein: MRRLSLGARLSLLFAASTAAVSLIAGVLFDRASEAHFIELDRQLLDGKAEVFRSILGPARQPGDLAPHEDQLRTELERHPDLALRIIGADGEPWFDSLAVASAAHDSHGDIAWRRFEAPLEPARADSPRLELRLDITHHQHFLERMQRLIWLTVGLSALATALLGAWAVRSGLRPLRRMAEVAAGVSADSLTTRLAEDPVPPELAELTRAFNAMLGRLDDAFQRLSAFSSDIAHELRTPLSNLLTQTQVTLAQPRDGDTYREALHSNLEELQHLAQMVNDMLFLAKAEHGLLATRLEPLQLGEELDALAEFFAPLAEDGQVSLTRQGDAPLPADRAMLRRALSNLIDNALRFTPPGGHIRLSVQREATRVRLEVANDGAPIPAELLPRLFDRFFRADPARREGQAEHAGLGLAITRSIVHAHGGSIRCESAGGWTRFVLEFPLAP
- a CDS encoding SDR family oxidoreductase; translation: MSHPARTALVTGASRGIGAAIALRLALDGFQVVVNYAARPEAAEQVVRSITQAGGKAYAILADVSDPAAVAALFDHAEMEYGGLDVLVNNAGVIQPGQIDLADTSEALFDRIFAVNARGTFNTMKLAARRLRDGGRIINFSTSVVGLALPGYAAYAGSKAAVEAMSRVFAKELRGRGVTVNCVAPGPTATELFLDGKDPGTVERLANQAPLQRLGRPEDIAGVVAFLASDEGGWINGQTLRVNGGIV
- a CDS encoding cupredoxin domain-containing protein produces the protein MKTPLLALAIGLSISLPVFADTPAGGYAFGHPAKAAEADRTVQITLGDMYYEPAELDVKAGETVRFVLKNTGALLHEFNLGDAAMHASHQKEMLQMQQMGMLTPTGMNHDMGQMDHSKMGHDMAGMDHGAMMKHDDPNSVLVEPGKTAELTWTFSAATGLEFACNIPGHYQAGMVGRLKVTP